Below is a genomic region from Phacochoerus africanus isolate WHEZ1 chromosome X, ROS_Pafr_v1, whole genome shotgun sequence.
CCTTTTCGCCTCATTATTCCCTTGTCTGTACACTGTGGTTACCAAATTTGGGGTTCAGTGTTACGTTGGCTTGAGGCCATGTTGAGCCAGATAGATGTCCGTTCTCCTTGGTaaactcttttgtgtgtgtgtgtgtgtgtgtgtgtgtgtgtgtgtgtgtgtctgtgcccttggcatgtggaagtgcccgggccaggattcgaacccaccccacagcagtggcccaagccgctgcagtgacaacgccggatccttaacctgccgagccacaggaGAACACCATCAACTCTTTAACAGTTGAGCAGGGGACTCGTGGGGTGGAACTCGGGTGAAATCAAAGTGCTTTCTCTTAAAATCACCCGGACTGAAAGCATGTGCTTCCTTTTTAGGTGCGGGCGGCCCCTGGACTCTTGTCCGGTTTCTTCCACGAGTATTTGCTGGTTCATCCCCTGCCTCTTCTTGGGGGACGATTTTCCAATCAGCTTTTACTTCTCCTGCTCCGACGCCCGCCCGCGGCAGGGAGCCCGCCGTCTCCCGTCGTCTCCCGGGGCGGGAGCTGGCTTCTCggctcccccttcctcctctttcccctctcGTGCCTGCGCATCTTCTCAGCCGTCCGTCCGCAAAGCCGCGGCCACGTGCACTGCCCCCGGGCGCTGGGGTCCTCGTTCTTCTCCGCGACCCCGATCCGGGCGCACCTGCCCCCGTCCTCCGGCTACCCAGCCGAGGGCCCGGGGGCTGCCGCGCTGGACGCGGCAGTGGCGCCCACGCTCACCCCGGCATTTCCAGCCTGGCGAGGCCGGCCGTGAGGGGCCCCGAGGCGCCTCCTCAGCCGGAGGCGGGCCCGGCCCGGGCGACGGCCGCGGCTGCTCGGTGGCAAGGCCGGGGGCGCCCCGCCTTCGCCTGCCCGGGCTGTGCGTCGGGGGCACCGTCCGTCCGGGAGGCCGAGGTGTCCGCGTCCGGCTCCGCCCCGCCTGCCTGCGGGCCTCCCGTCCATCTGCGCATCGGCCCCTCCTCCCCGAGCGCGCCTTGTGCGCCAGGCCGCGGGGACGGCCGGTCCGCGCGAGGACCTCCCTTCCCGCTCGCGCTCTGCGTCTCTCCGCGACCAGCCGGCCTGCGGTGGAGACGCCGCCGCGCGCCCCCCGTTCGCCAGGTGAGCAGCGTCGTCGCGGGAGCCGCGGCCGCCCGGGCCGCTGCTTGGGCGGGACCCCGCGGGCCCGTCGCTTCCGCGGAGAACGGCGCCGGCCGCGGGCGGCTCTCGTCGCCAGGTGGCGCTAGCGGCACGGGTCGCGCCCGAGGGCCGGGGCCGCGGGCCTGGGCGCCGGGGGGAAGGCAGAGCCGGGCTCCCCCGCCAGCCTGCGGGCGCCTCCGGCCcggccgccccgccgccccggTCGCAGCCTCCCCCGCTGTCCCCGCGGAGGGCCGTTCCCAGGGCGTTCGCCGCCCTTCCTCCACCCGTGCGCGTGACGAGGGTCCCGGCCGTGTGTGCGTGGCCgaggggctcctccagggccgGGCCCAGCGGTAGGCACCCCGCGtgcggcgccgccgccgccgccgccgccgcctccgggcAGGCGGGGGCTCTGTCCCCGACGCGCGCCTTGGCCTGGGCCCGCGTGCGCCGGGCAGAGCCGCACAAGGGATGCAGCAGGACGCCCGAGGCTGAGTGGCGGAAGGCGGGGCCGCTCCCGCATTGTCCCCTGGGCCGGGTGCTCGGGGTGCTCGGGACGCCCGAGCCGCCGGGGCCCCCAAGCTCCACGGAGGGGCCGCGCGGAGGTGCTCTGGCGCCCggggcccaggcctcctggggTGGCAGGCAGACGGGGCCGCGTGAGGGCGTGAGCCCGGGGGGAACGGCGTCGCAGCCGCTCGGGTCTTCCCAGCCGCGTCCCCAGGCATCGCGGAGCAGAGCAAACAGGTCCCCACTCTCTGCCCTGGCCTGACTCCTCAGCCTCCCACTCTGTCTGCGTGCAGAAGTTGTGACAGTTTTAAGCCACCTTCCCTTTGGGGTAATTTCTTCTGTAGCCACAGTAACTGGAAGAGAAAAGTATGGCTACAATCGCCAAACATAAAATAATGGCTCCCCGACTTTGTCCGGGGTCCTCACTCCTCTTGATTTTTGTTGACTCCAGTTACGTCTCATGACAGCCCTGCAGGGACATATTCTTCCCATTTCCAGTCCTCGGAATCCATGGTTTAGGTCCaatctaatcatcagggaaatgcacaccAAAACCGCAATGAAATAtccctcacacctgtcagaatggctagcaCCGCAAAGACAACAAATAAGAAGTGTCGGTGAGCATGTGAAGCATAGGGAACCCGGcccttcccgtcgtggcgcagtgggaaagaactcgactgggatccatgaggatgcgggtttggtccctggcctcactcagagggtcaagcatccagcgttgctgtgagctgcggtgtaggtcgcaggtgggACTCGgctttgacattgctgtggctgtggtggaggccagcagctgttgctccaattcaacccctagcctgggaacttccatatgccatgggtgcggccctaataagccaaaaaaaaaaaaaaaaaaaaggcgaaccctcatgcactgttggtgggaatacagATTTTTGCAGCCACTGTAAAATagtagaggttcctcaaaaagttaaaaatacaactgccaaatgattcagcaatttcgcatctgggtatttacccaaagaaaacagaagcactTATTTGAAAAGCTATAaactctaatgttcattgcagcactatttccaatagccaagatgtggaagcaacaaaggcatccatcaatagatgaatggagaaagaagatacgTGTATACTCAGCCATCAAAACAATGAAATCTTGCCACATGTGACAACTTGGATGGAGCCAgagggtatcatgctaagtgaaataagtcagacagagaaagacaaatatcgccTGATCTGACTTATGTGTGGGAtctaaaacatgaaacaaaacccATGAGACTCACGGAACAAAGGGGAGCTTCCCAGAagggaggggggggcgggggaaatAGGGGTAAGGGGTCATATGCTAAGGAGGTGACACGTGTGCACTACGCAGCGTAAAGGAAGAGGGCCAGTCGTCTGGTAGTAACTTCGTACGGGAAGATGACTCCGAGGCTCGTGGTGACTGGTGCATCATCTATGGAAAGGGCGAATCCTCATGGCGTCTGCCGAAGACTACTATCATATTGCTCATCAGCTACGTGTCAACTAAAACtttagaaatgggagttccctcgtggcgcggtgggttaaggatctggtgttgtcactgcaacactGCGGGTCGCTGCTTTGGccttgggtttgctccctggcctgggaacttccacatggctgtGGGGGCggccaaacacatttttttttttagtaaaataagaATGAAGCCAGCTGCATCATCAACGACCATAAAGCAATGACGTGTTTCTTCAGAccttcatttccttatgaagaCTCCCATGTCACATAAAACTTACATTAAATACATTTGTAAGCTTTTCTCCTGTTTTGAAAaagagatttggggagttcccgtcctggcgcagtggttaacgaatccgactaggaaccatgaggttgcgggttcggtccctgcccttgctcagtgggttaaggatccggcgttgccgtgagctgtggcagaggttgcagacgcagctcggatcccgcgttgctgtggctctggtgtaggccggtggctacagctccgattcgacccctagcctgggatcctccatatgccgcgggagcggcccaagaaatagcaacaacaacaacaaaagacaaaaaaaaaagaaagaaagaaaagaaaaagagatttggCCAAGGTCCCTGAGGATGCTCATAGGTGTGTGGAAGATTCAGGATTGTCATTCTGGTCTCCATCAATTCGTCCCCAAGCCGGTTGAGGGCAAGCCCAGACCTGGACGAAAACTCCTAGTGGGGAAAGCCCCCAACAACCTTTAGTTCAGGTAAGTCAGTCACCAGCTCGGGCTGTGACTAGCCAAGCTCGGGCCACGGCCTCAAGGCTGCGTCTTGCCAGTCCCAGGGCTTCCCCTAAACCAGTCCAACAAAACTCTGGTAGCACCAAAAGCCCACTGAATGTGTTCGTGCCTGCTGCAGCAGACTCCAGGCTGTTCTTACAGAAAATTCTGGGCTCCCTATAGACATTGAATGCATCAGAGGGGCGCTGAATTCACTGCTTATAAGTGGTTTAAACAGATCACTCTCTGTTAGTCAAGAGAACCCAAACAGAATGGCAAACACCGGCCACCTCTGACCTTGTCGGTCTGGCTAAGCAGCCCACACCCTAGAAGGTGATTCCAGGAGAAGgccaacctggagttcccgtggtggcgcagcggaaacgaatccgactaggagccatgaggatgcgggttcgatccctggccttgctcagtgggtgaaggatccggcgttgccgtgagctgtggtgtaggttgcagacgcggctcggattctgcgttgctgtggctctggcgtaggccggtggctacagctctgattcgacccctagcctgggaacctccagatgccgcaggtgcggccctagaaaaggccaaaacaacagcaacaaagcaaaacaaacaaacacacacaacccAGAGAAGGGCAACTAAAACTTTCAATCTCCTACTTTGAGAGAATCTCCCAAGCAAACTCTCCCTACCAGACTTGGTCCTTATCGCTAAAAATGTTGTCCTTGGAAAAAGGACAGCGACAAATTAAAAAGGTCCAGGTGATTATAGCTTTTCCAAGAGCCGAGGATCAAACTCCTCCTAGTGATGAGGCTCCAAGGCCATAGAGTTTGCCATGGTACCGGTAGGGTGGCTGGGGAAGCCACTCTCCAGATCCGGGATGAGTCCCTTACAGTGTCACTTGATACAGGAGCTACCCTAGCAGTGCTCAAGCCTCGACCGTCAACAGCCCCTCCCGCGGAGTAATACATCTATTCAAGTAAGCCACCCTATTTTGGGGGGACCTTTCTCAGGATAAGCATCCATTTCTCCCGAGTGAAGTGGCATCTgctgtcatttctttctctcGAAAGGGAGAAATAACTCTTGAGTTCAAATCCCCTGAACTTAAAGGAAGGATAGTTGATCAGGGCTGCTTCCTATCAACCTTGGGaagttttgtttctggtttccaGTGACATGAACAAGCAGAGACCCGAGTCAGGCCGGTTTCACACAATAAAGCCAAATTGAGCTTGATTGTGTGATTGGACTGGTTTTGTCAGCTGGTCTCCACTTGTTTGTGATTTCAACAGACTCTAACCGGACTCTCCACTGGTGACTTTTCCCGCCCGTAAATAcaggctgccccccgcccccggtggACTACCTATAGCTTGCCTGCAGTTTGTGTGTCTCCCGAGTTGCAATTCCTCTGCTAGCCCCAAATAAACTCAGTTTGGGGGATGATTTTGAGCTTGGCTCCATTGACCGCTTTCTTTGCAGCAACGGCACAAACCTCCACCTCCCAGACTGAAAGAATGTTTGTGTCTCTTCTCACCCGATGCACAGAGGAGGCTGAGTTTGACATAATCGTATTTCCTTAGAGTCTGGGAACCTTTCAGATATTCCAGTGCAACTACTCAGACCCGAGATTCTGAGCAAGTGGCGATGCATCTCAGGGCAGCAATGGAACAGACTGGCAAAAAGATTAGAagcaaatttaaatgaaaacaaccgctcttctttaaatttttaaaattttatttttaagtatagttgatttaccatgttattgcaatgtctgctgtacagccaagtgacccagtcatacatatgtgtacTTGCCTTTTCTCagtgctcatccattctaaatacaaaaatatggaACGTGTTTGTGTGTCATCCTTGTGCTGGGGCCGTGCTAATCTTCTCCGTATTGTTccagttttagtatatgtgcCTGTTGTGCACACCCTGTATAAACTCCTCCCCTGAGGACAGAGGGGAGCAGCCAATACGATGGCATGAGCAACCTGCGCCAGGTGTGCTGGCTACCTGCCATCCCCAGCCTGCTGTCGATTTGGGCATTGACTGATGCTAAGTGGGCAGTTTAAATGTCCTAGCGGAGTCTCCTCTCTCAAATCAGGAACTTCCTTCTTTGTCAAGGTTTTCCTTAGtggtaccttttattttttactagatTCCAGAGTTTAGTAAGTGTCAGTTCTGACAGTGTTTGCCAGCTAATTAGCAGCATTTGTGGAGGACTGGAGCCTTTCTTGGCAATGTCACCCAGAACATCCGTGCACTGTGTTTTAACTGAATATCCAAACTTTCAAAAATGGAGAGAATCTAATAAAACCATAGTGGAAGAATGAGAGGGGAAGCAGGGTGGACAGTGTTATACAGGAGCTGAATTCTATTCATTAGGTATCCATCTCTAAAACATAAGAGtccaggcagaaagacaaaaggacacaAGAGCAAGAAAGGGACGGGGAAGGGACAggacagggagaaggaggaagaaaggcaggaaaaaaggaagaaagaaaaggggacgGAAAGGAAGGGccgaaagagaaacagagaaaagagtgtgggggcgggggagggaggagagaggggaggaaaagaaaaggaaacaggtcCTCCCTGTAGTCAGCGCAGCTGCCTCCTTCAAGGCGACAGTTTTCAGCGTCTTCACAGCCGTCGGTATCGTGCCCTCCCTCGCTGTCACCATCAACAGCATCCCTCGCCCTCCCGCCCGTGACCCCAGGGCTCTCCACGTCCTACAGAGCAGGCAGACTCTGTCCAGGCACACGAGGTAACAGGAACAGGACTTACTCTCCCACCTGAAAGACCCCCAAAGACCAGACAACAGATCTGAACTACAGGTCGGGAGACCCTGGCTGGCTGGCTAGCAGGTGGGGGATGACAGTGATGTCTGGGAGCCAACGGGTGGGCCCTGCAGTTGCCCCGGGTGACTGTCTGGCGAGGGGGGTTCCTGGTGGGGCTCAGCAGACGCCCTGAGTTTAGCGGATGGAATTGAAATTCAGAGCCCCTACAGTCGGCAGGGCAGAGGGGAGAACCGTGCGTGTGGACAGAGGGTCCCGCTGGAGTCCGCCGCAGACCCCTGACCAGCACGAGTGTGTGTGAGGACCCCGTGCAAGGACCACCAGAATGGATGAAAAGCAACGGTGCTCAGCACTCCAGCGAGGCAGGGACTAGTGGCTGTCCCCACCTGGCACAATGGCAAACCTCATGATTTCAAGAGGCCTCAGAGCTCTTGTCTCATTAGCGTGGGGAAAAACGAGTCCTACACTGAAAGCTGCTCCGGTCCCTCGCAGCAAGTCTTCAAAGCAAGTATCTGGAGGGTTTAACTGTTTCCAAGTCAAACATCCCACGAATAAACATGAGTGCGTTTAGGAGCACAAGACATAACCAGCAGCCAAGGTCCAATCGTAATGTCTCGTATCCAATGTAAATTTACCAGGCATGCAGAGGAGCAGGAAAATCCAACCCACGATGAGGAGAGATCCAGCAATAAAAGGcattccgggagttcctgttgtggctcagcggtaatgaacccgactcgtctccacgaggatgcgggtttgatccctggcctcgctcagcgggttaaggatctggcactgccgtgagctgcagtgtaggttgcggatgcggctcggattccgagtggctgtggctgtggtgcaggctggcagctgtagctgcgattcgacccttagcctgggaacctccacatgccgcaggggcggccctaaaaagcaaacagaacaaaacaacaagCACCACAACCCCCCAAAACTCATTCCAgactggaaggaaagaagaagaaaaactgccTTTATTTGCAGACACGATCGCCTGTAGCGAAAAGCTGATGGAGTCCACAGAAGGAGGACTGCGGGATACACCGTGTTGGAGAGAGCCCTGGAAGGACGCACAGGCCGTGAAGAGGAGAGGCTTCATTCTCCGTGTCGAAAGCAAGGAAGAGGCGGTCCTGGTCTTTTTTCTGCTTCAGATTCCAGAATCCATTCATCTTACAGCTGAGAGTTGGTGCCCTTTGCCCGACATCCCCCGCCCCGTTCCTTTTCTTAGAGGCCTGACGTTGGAAAGCGTGTAGGTTCGTTCTCTGCCTCTCTGAGAGTATGTCTGTAGTTTTAAAGGCGAAAAAGCCTTTGTCAGCGTTACAGCGTCTTTTTCTAGGACCTGGGAGACGTCTCTTTGGAATGTAAACATCCAGCAAGACAGCAGCCCTTCCTCCCAGTTTCTGTGGGAGGGTGGAGACCGACCTTCAGTGGGCACCTGGCTCCCGACTGCAAAACTAGCTCCTGTCACGAGGACAGGAGACGTTGTCCCCGGACAAAGCCAGCTGTATTAGTGCGCTCAAGCTGCTGGAACAAAATACTGATCCCCTGATCCACAGAGGGCGGCTTGCAGAATGGCAGCTTATTTGCTCACAGTTCCGGAGTCTAGAGACAAGTCCatgatcaaggtgccagcaaatTCCGCTTTCTGATGAGGCCTCTTTCCCTGGCTCTCGCACAGCTGCCTTCCGTGCCTCTTTCCTCAGTGCACGAGGGGAGATGGAGATGAGAGCGCGACCTTTCAGGTGTCCTCCTGTGAAGGACACTGACCTTTGTGAGACTAGGGTTCTAATCTTGTCTTTGCTACTTGAAATATGGTTggtttccaatgttgtgttagtttctggggtacagcaaagtcattcagtATCTTATATAcatatctcttctttttcatattattttccgtTACAATTTAAGATTTTGAATGTGGTTCCCTGTGTTTTACAGTAGGGTCTTGTTGGCTTATCAGCGTTATGTTCAGTAGTTTGTAGCTactgatcccaaactcctagtttagcccccacctcctttcccctttggtaaccatacattttctGTGCATGTGGGTCTGTTTTGTAAGCAaattcatttgggccatattttagatcccacatataagtgatatcatatgatactgtCTTTCCTCTGGTCCGCTTCACTTCATGTGATGACCTCCAGGTCAGGGCCCCATTCTGAGGACTTCATTTAGCTTTAGTTGTTTCCTTGAAGGCCCTGTCTCCAGGTACAGCCATACTGGGGCTTAAGGCTTCAAATACAGATTTGGAAGGGGCAGTGGTGGGCAGGGGCAGAAACCTACGTCCAAAACACCAGtcagtttattttgttatttttttgggggggcgcacccacagtacatggaggttcccaggctaggggtccaactggagctgtagccactggcctacaccacagccacagcaacatgggatccgagccacatctgtgacctacaccacagcaaatggcagcgccagatccttaacccactgagcgaggccagggatcgaacctgcatcctcacggagactccCCAAACACCAGTTAACTGATATATTGAGTCACTGCAGTTCCCAGGTAAACTTCAGATGAGCTGGACCTGAGACCTGGTGGCGGCGAGTCCTCTTATTTGAGGACAGGCATGTTATGAGTTAGAGCTGCTTGGCTCTACAACAGGGAAAGGTTTCTTCCTGCCTTTGGAATCTCTAGGTAGATTTTGCCTGTGCTTTGCATCACGTTCTTGTGCAGAATATGCCTACTCAGGAAAAGTATCTCAAAATGGTGACAGTGGCCAATGCGGAACAACAGGACCcagatcattttcattttcttccctttcctaaaTTGCCTTCAACTGCCTTTTACTACTGGAACATCTGAACCCCAGAGCCTCCCCTCCCACCCGAGGACAAAGGCGAGAAGATCTGGATGCCGCAAAGAAACTCCGTTTTATTATCCGCGGTAAGCAGTACCTAGGCAGCAAGCCAAGCCACGGGGGTAGAGAGTGGCCAAGGGCTGGTGCAGGCAGACAATCGGGCCCTCCAATAAAGTGGCCACTGGTGCGAAAATCACGGTCTTAGGGACGGACGCGCTGCCTAGGACAGGGTACTCTTGTGGCCTCAACCCCCCTTTCCAGGCCGAGGCTTAACAAACACCGGAGGCACGAAGTGCTGCATggtctgcaccacgacggaaagcCTGCTGAGCAAGGAGGCGGTGGAGATTTGCAGGAGGCCGGAGTCTTCAGACGTTAATCGGctgaaagtgaaggaaaaagaCACTCACCTCAGAGATGATacctcctggcctccctggccCCCCAAACGGCCCCCGCACCCCAGCCCCTCCTTAGACCCACCCTGGCGCCGCCACGTCTCCAAAGGCGCCCTTGGCAGAGGCGCCCTGTGCCGCCTGCTGCCACTGCCTCCCAGCCCGTGTGTGCAACTCACATAACCAGGTCACTGCCAATCACTGTGAGCTCCCTCTGCACAGCCCCGTGGTAGAGGTCAGCACCTGCGCACAGGTACCTGCGAGCCACCTCCGCATCCGTGTAGGACAGGAAGGGCACCGTGAGGGCGCTGGAGGCTTCAGTTAAGGCCCGTCTGCGGttccggcccccccccccccgtcggGTTGAGGCCCGCCGTCCCCCGGTTGCCCCGCAGGTTCCCCCAgagcccccaggccaggccttCAGGGAACTCTATGCTACGGTCCCTCAGGCCACCCTGGCCGCTGCCCACAGGCTGCTTGTTCCAGCCGCTCTTGGTCCCCCGGCTCCCATTCTGTCCCCCACCGGGgccaccccagccccccaccagcccctgaaacctctcctgctcctcctctgacCCCCTCCCACCTCGCGGGTCCCCTGCAAAGGATACAACTCCAGCGGCGGGCTTCCAGGGGTCGCACCAGGGGAAGAGGCCTCTGCACCCGGCGCAGGGGCAAGCGACGCCCCTTGGACCTGGGGAGCTGCACCGGCCACAGCGCCCTCCTCTCCTTCACCCTCCCAGCCGCCAAGGCCTGCGCAGCCTCCAGGGCCATTGGGTGTCCCTGCGCCGCCCTCGCCATCGTCCGGGGCCTGCATGGTGGCcgtcctctcctcctccccgccAGCGACCAACTGAACAGAAGCCCAGGTCCTCCCGAAGCCCCGCCCCTTCAGCCCCAGGCGACCCAGTGCGCCTGCGCAGGCCCCCTGGCAGCGCCTCCTGGCCTCTGATTGGTGGCCACCAAGCCCGCCCTGCCACGCCCAGGAGACCCCGTGGCGCCGGACGGACTCTGCTCCCGCTCGAAGCCCCGCTGCTCCGGTGGCCGCCCCCGCCCGGCGgcctcctcccccccccgcccccacccccacccccaccccggtgcGCCTGCGCACACAGGCCCTCCCGTCCTGGACCAGAGGGCTGGGCGTGCAGGCACCCGGGTAGGGCGGGCCCGCCCCAGAGTCCAGCCCGAGGAGGGGAGCCGCAGAGCGGGCTCCCGACGGGGCCGACGGCCTGCGGGGGACGGTGGCCCCCCTGCTCAGGACGTGCAGTGCCCCAGGGGCACGAACTCCTTGTCCCTGCGCCTGTGTCCCTCGCGCGTGTGGTAGCGGGCCCGTGGGCACACGGTGACGGGAGGGTGGCACACGGTGACGGGAGGGGAGCTGCGCCAGGGAAAGGCCCTGCCCGGCCCCAGCCCGGACCTAAGCACGACGAGCTTCTGAGAGACGGGCCAGTGAGCCCCGGGCCCCGGGCAGCCCCCTTCCTCGGGCCGCCCCGAAAGCACGTCGTCCCTTGAAGACGGGCTGCGAGGGCGCCCACGTGCCCACGGACGCGCCGCCAAGACGGCGACgacagcctccctcccccaggcctcgACGGCAGCTCCCGAGCCAGCTACTCTAGCTACTCGTGGCCGGCCCCCATGGCGGCCGTCGCGCCCCCTGCGGGGACCGAtggtcctcctccttcctcccgaCGTCCTCCGGCCGCTTGTGCCCGCTCCCTGTGCCCCCTGCCTGGGCGCCAGCGCGGCCCCTGCCGGCCTGGCCGGTGCTGCTGACGGCTCCTGCCCCTGGGCCGGGCGCCCCTCACAGCTCAGGCCCGAGAGGCCGCACGGGCCTCGTCTGGGCTCCTCTCGGCTGCTTGCAGGCCACCTGCTACCTGCTGGACTGGTGACCCGCCCGCCCCAGCCgtccccaccttcccctccctgTTCCCTTCCCCCACAGCGGTCTAGGAGGTGCTCCCCCCGGTTCTGGGGGGGTCTCGGGGCCAGACTTTCCCAGCCCCGCTCCGGAGCCGAACCTCCGCCTCCCCCTGACCCTCAGGACCCGGGCCCCCAACCAGCGCCATCAGCCTCCTCTGGCTCGTGGGGTCGGTCGCAGGAGGAGCCCCAGTGGCCGGGGAAACGCCCAGCTCCAGTTCTGGGGAGCCTGGGTGTGCACCTTGCGGTGGCGAGGAAGTCCTTAGTGGGTCCCTGGGTGGTGCTTTGCCAGGCTGGCAAAGGCACGCGGGAGGGCGGGCAGGTACACGTGCCGAAGCCGCGCTGAG
It encodes:
- the LOC125118517 gene encoding EKC/KEOPS complex subunit LAGE3-like; amino-acid sequence: MQAPDDGEGGAGTPNGPGGCAGLGGWEGEGEEGAVAGAAPQVQGASLAPAPGAEASSPGATPGSPPLEFALTVPFLSYTDAEVARRYLCAGADLYHGAVQRELTVIGSDLVIRLTSEDSGLLQISTASLLSRLSVVVQTMQHFVPPVFVKPRPGKGG